The Acidobacteriota bacterium region TTGGCGGCGAAACAATTGGCTTTCACCTGGATGACCGCGAACGCGTTGACTACCTGGAAATTTCCCCAGCCGCCAATGGTGCCGCCAGTGACCGCTATTCTCAATTTTCCTGGTGGGATGTCCGAATGACGCCCGACGAACTGCGGACCCAACTGGCTAAAAACAAAATCGCCGTCGGGCAGGTGATTGATATACAGCCGGTGAAATATGGCAGGTCCAACCGTGTCGCCTCGTTGGAAATTGTCGGCACTGAACGCACCACAGTTGTTGACGGTCTGCGGATTCGTTCGGTGCTGGGAGTCCGTGAAAGTTTATTTGTGATTGACCGCACGCTTGATGAAAAGGGACGGGTGACCCAGTTTCGGCTCCGCGGACGCGGATGGGGTCACGGTGTCGGCATGTGTCAGGTCGGCGCCTATGGTCTCGCGGTTGAAGGTTATCGTTTTGACCAGATCTTAAAGCACTTTTATACTGGCATTGAGTTAAAGCGGATATATTGATCGGAAGCCCAAGATTTACCAAAGCACAATTTTCTTACTTGTTACCTCCCTTTTGTTTTTCTCAAACACAATTTACAAATACGGAATTGCTATAAAAACTGGTAAGAGGATTCAACCTCTGCTATGGTATTAGCCATCGTTCTGCTGTTAGAAATTTCTCCTACTCACAAAACAATTAAAGAGATCTGGTGGACGTGGCGTTCTTGCCTTGATGTATTTTCCGCGTCTCACTTTTCATCCTGATGTGAGGTAACAAGCAATGGAGTCAAAACCGATTTCCGCCCGAAAAAACCGTAAGAATACTCACCTAAAGAAATCCAACCATCCATATATGACCAGAATCGTCCGATTCATAAACGTGCCAGAGCCATTCAGGACGGTGCTTTTGGTGGGAGGAGTACTTTTATTGTTGAGTGCTACTCTCTATCGGGTCAACTCCACAACCCATTTGGAACCTGAACGTGAACAGTCAGTAAACCTTCAGCCAGACCACCCGGTTCAGCGACAGGTTGCCTTGACTGATTATCGCGGTAACCAGGTTTTGACCTTCACCAC contains the following coding sequences:
- a CDS encoding RHS repeat protein, which translates into the protein MESKPISARKNRKNTHLKKSNHPYMTRIVRFINVPEPFRTVLLVGGVLLLLSATLYRVNSTTHLEPEREQSVNLQPDHPVQRQVALTDYRGNQVLTFTTSGTVDPFAQQAIPISYSYYDTGYRRTMIDASGTTQYTYDARDRLLTKKTPQGMQQFFVWKTKAKKDKLKG